The following coding sequences are from one Macaca nemestrina isolate mMacNem1 chromosome 1, mMacNem.hap1, whole genome shotgun sequence window:
- the LOC105479084 gene encoding 3 beta-hydroxysteroid dehydrogenase/Delta 5-->4-isomerase type 1, which produces MTGWSCLVTGAGGFLGQRIVRLLVEEKELKEIRVLDKAFRPELREEFSKLQNKTKLTVLEGDILDEPFLKRACQDVSVVIHTACIIDVFGVTHRESIMNVNVKGTQLLLEACVQASVPVFIYTSTLEVAGPNSYKEIIQNGHEEEPLENTWPAPYPYSKKLAEKAVLAANGWTLKNGGTLYTCALRPMYIYGEGGPFLSASINEALNNNGILSSVGKFSTVNPVYVGNVAWAHILALRALRDPKKAPSVQGQFYYISDDTPHQSYDNLNYILSKEFGLCLDSRWSLPLALMYWIGFLLEVVSFLLSPVYSYQPPFNRHTVTLSNSVFTFSYKKAQRDLAYKPLYSWEEAKQKTVEWVASLVDRHKETLKSKTQ; this is translated from the exons ATGACGGGCTGGAGCTGCCTTGTGACAGGAGCAGGAGGGTTTCTGGGTCAGAGGATCGTCCGCCTCTTGGTGGAGGAGAAGGAGCTGAAGGAGATCAGGGTCTTGGACAAGGCCTTCAGACCAGAACTGAGGGAGGAATTTTCCA AGCTCCAGAATAAGACCAAGCTGACTGTACTGGAAGGAGACATTCTGGATGAGCCATTCCTGAAGAGAGCCTGCCAGGACGTCTCGGTCGTCATCCACACCGCCTGTATCATTGATGTCTTTGGTGTCACTCACAGAGAGTCCATCATGAACGTCAATGTGAAAG GTACCCAGCTCCTGTTGGAGGCCTGTGTCCAAGCCAGTGTGCCAGTCTTCATCTACACCAGTACCCTAGAGGTAGCCGGGCCCAACTCCTACAAGGAAATCATCCAGAATGGCCATGAAGAAGAGCCTCTGGAGAACACATGGCCTGCTCCATACCCATACAGCAAAAAGCTTGCTGAGAAGGCTGTGCTGGCAGCCAATGGGTGGACTCTGAAAAATGGTGGCACCTTGTACACTTGTGCCTTAAGACCCATGTATATCTATGGGGAAGGAGGCCCATTCCTTTCTGCCAGTATAAATGAGGCCCTGAACAACAATGGGATCCTGTCAAGTGTTGGCAAGTTCTCCACTGTCAACCCAGTCTATGTTGGCAATGTGGCCTGGGCTCACATTCTGGCCTTGAGGGCCCTGCGGGACCCCAAGAAGGCCCCAAGTGTCCAAGGACAGTTCTATTACATCTCAGATGACACACCTCACCAAAGCTATGATAACCTTAATTACATCCTGAGCAAAGAGTTTGGCCTCTGCCTTGATTCCAGATGGAGCCTTCCTTTAGCCCTGATGTACTGGATTGGCTTCCTGCTGGAAGTAGTGAGCTTCCTACTCAGCCCAGTTTACTCCTATCAACCGCCCTTCAACCGCCACACGGTGACATTGTCAAATAGCGTGTTCACCTTCTCTTATAAGAAGGCTCAGCGAGATCTGGCATATAAGCCGCTCTACAGCTGGGAGGAAGCCAAGCAGAAAACCGTGGAGTGGGTTGCTTCCCTTGTGGACCGGCACAAGGAGACCCTGAAGTCCAAGACTCAGTGA